In Fragaria vesca subsp. vesca linkage group LG1, FraVesHawaii_1.0, whole genome shotgun sequence, the sequence GCAATGTGCATATATATACGTACAGATTGACTAGTCTGTAATCTGTATGCACATATACCGATATACGTATAATGTTATTGTATGTGCTTAATGAATCGAATTACCTTTTTAAAGCGGCATCTAAATCATTTTCCTCCTTGTAATTGAAAGCCTCGTCAAACCCCAACTTGTTCTTTAGTAGATCGACCTAACCGATTCAAGAATTAGTACTGATCGATCATTAATATATAGAGACCGGCAATTAGTAATACAATGTATGAGTTAACAACTTGTGGACTAGCTAGCTAGCAAGGTACCTTTTGTTTAGATCCGGCCGATCCAACAACATAACAGCCAGCCAACTTGGCGAACTGTCCGATGAGCTGACCAACTGCACCAGATGCTGCAGAGACCAACACCTTGTCTCCTTTCTTAGGAGGACACACTTGAGAGAATCCAGCATAAGCAGTCTTACCAGCCATGCCTGCATGTAGAATGGATCGAGGTTGATCATAATTAATGACTTTCAATTGAGCAATGAGATTAGCCAGTTTACTTACCAAGAAGTCCGGTATAGTAAGAAAGAGGGACATCAGTGTGGTGTATTTTAACGAGTGAGGTTTCAGAGACGACGTCTGTGATGAGGCTGTACTCTTCCCATGTGGTTAACCCCCACACCAGATCACCCTGTTTATACTCTGGATGACTCGAGTCCACAACTTGAGACACACCGTACCCACGTATTGGCTGCATCAATTCATAGATACACATATATGGTAAAGTGATCGATCATGATGAACTACCTACGTGCACTTGATATATATAGATGCAATATTTGTATTTGCAAATTAGACTTACAGATCCAGGAGTGCAATAGAGGTATTTGTTCATTTTCTGCTGAGAGTTCATGATGAGGAACCGCATCATGGGATCGCAGGACAAGTAGAGGTTCTTGAGTAGAACAGCATTGGCGGTGTCTGCTGGAACCTTGAGACTTACTGTGCTATCAGTGGTGACATACATGTCCGACACTTTGGGAAAACCAGACACATAGTCCTTCAATATCACCCGCTTGTTCCTCGCTACTACTTCACCTGCCATTGCTAGCTAGCAAGCTAAGCTATTAACAATCAACTTCCTTTCGTTTCTGGGTACGTACGTAAGAAATTAAAGTACTTAGCAGTATTGTAGTAATACCATTACCAACCCTGTAGCAAGGTCGATGTTATATTTATAGCATATCGGTGAATAAATCCCAGTGACTAGTCCAATATATATGAAATTCGATTTTGATTCAAACTTTGTCTCATGACTTTTCTTGTGAGGATTAGCTAGAGGATTTCGCGCCATCTATACTCAAGCTAGCTGGAAGACGTAATTGCTTACATGATCGATTGAGAGGAACAGATACGTGGGATGATCATCGACCGATCATTAATTATACGTAGCAGACCAAGTTTTGACCAGAAGTAACCAAATTAGTAACATTCAATTATGTTTTTATATTCAAATTATTCATGATTTTGCTACCCTTATGCATGACATGATGCATTTTGGCATATTAGCCAGCGAGGGCTCTGTATTGAAGAAGTGAACTGTTGTGCTTATTCCAGTCACTAACAACATCCGATCGAATGCCACCACCTGCTACATGCTTGATTAACAGAGTTTATATATATTCGGAACCTCAATTGGTATACGTCTTGTCCCTAAACCTAAAATGGCGTGCTCACCTTTGGACTTCTTCTGGGATCTTTTTAAGTTTGGTTGATTCTTTACCAAGCTAGTAGTCTATCATTTATTTTGATAGCTAAACCGCATGTTCATTTTAGGCAAATAATTGTTTATCGAGTGTCAATTTATTTTTATCAATATAATCTCATTAATTTATGAAGATTGTGTCAGGTTCATAACTTAGAGCAATCAGATCATTCCGGACTAGATAATCAGACAATTCGGTTTACTAGATTTCAATGTAATTGTGGTTGTAAAGATCAATTTGAAAAGCATTGCCAAGAAAGATCATTTTATTGTTAATTATGTCTCAGTAATCATAAGAGATTAAGCAAAAGTAAATACAAGAACTGATTCATGAATATCAACAAACATAGGGACAGAAAGAAAGTGTCGCAAATTATTATACTGAAAGAAGTAGAGTAGCTAGCTAGCTCGGCAAACTGCATGAACTTATAAACGATTAATTTGACGGATCATTCGCGAGCAACTGCAACGACTGCTTTGCCAGCATTGCGACCATTGAAAAGGCCTACTAGAGAAGCAGGACCCTTCTCAAGTCCTTCAACTATGTCCTCCACATAAGCGATCTTCCCTTCTCTGATATAAGGCAACACCAGGTCCAAGAACTTGGGGTACAGGTGGTAGAAATCAAACACAAAGAAGCCCTCCATGCGAACGCGCTTGTAAATCAAATGCATCAAGTTGGTGACCCCTTCATGCTGCTCGTTATTGTACTGCGAAATCATGCCGCACACGGCAATGCGACCGTGAAGTCTCATGTTGAGAAGCACTGCATCCAGCATTTTGCCTCCCACGTTCTCAAAGTAAATGTCTATGCCCTCTGGGAAGTACCTCTTCAAAGCGGCATCCAAGTCGGGCTCTTCCTTGTAATTGAATGCCTCGTCAAATCCAAACTTGTTCTTCAGTATGTCAACCTGCTAGTTCATTTTAATTAGTAAGGAACAGATCGAATGCAATGCAATTAATTAGTACATTTCATAATTACTTTAAATATGAGCTTAACATCGAACTAGCTAGAAACGTACGTTGTAGCTATACCTTTTCTTGACTGCCAGCACTTCCAACAACATAACAACCCATGAGTTTGGCAAATTGGCCAACAATCTGACCAACAGCTCCAAAGGCTGAGGAAACGTACACATACTCTCCTTTCTTTGGATTGCAAACTTCATAGAAACCAGCATAAGCAGTCATACCAGGCATACCTATATAATTAAGTTACTTAAGTACTTAGTTAAATACATAGATATGTATTTTCATAAAGTTAATTGATTGTATATTTACTTACCGAGAAGTCCGGTGTAGTAGGAAAGGGGTACATCAGCGTGGTTAATTTTGAAGAAGCTTTGCATGTCAGTGATAAGAGTATACTCCTCCCACTTGGTTATACCCCAAACCAAGTCTCCTGCCTTGAACTCGGGATGCTGAGAATCCACCACCTTTGACACTCCATAACCCACTACTGGCTGCGCATACACATATTCAATTCATTCATATATAGCACACTTTAATTAGCTAGCTAGTATTCAACTATAGATATGGATCATCACTAGCTAGT encodes:
- the LOC101302097 gene encoding NADP-dependent alkenal double bond reductase P1-like, coding for MAGEVVARNKRVILKDYVSGFPKVSDMYVTTDSTVSLKVPADTANAVLLKNLYLSCDPMMRFLIMNSQQKMNKYLYCTPGSPIRGYGVSQVVDSSHPEYKQGDLVWGLTTWEEYSLITDVVSETSLVKIHHTDVPLSYYTGLLGMAGKTAYAGFSQVCPPKKGDKVLVSAASGAVGQLIGQFAKLAGCYVVGSAGSKQKVDLLKNKLGFDEAFNYKEENDLDAALKRYFPEGIDVYFEHVGGKLLDAVLLNMKDHGRIAVCGMISQYNLPEFEPLKNLLQIGFKRLNIHGFTHRDYNHIVPKYYEFVLPYIREGKIVYVEDIVEGIENGPAALVGLFTGRNFGKQVVAVAPPQT
- the LOC101302385 gene encoding NADP-dependent alkenal double bond reductase P2-like, translating into MAAAVNTSSTDYKVAGGDDYDHVEQARNQQVLARDYICAVPEESDMYLNTSTIKLKVPAGEEFNGSVLLKNLYLSCDPYMRGVKHSDNATTKQDRVVFFSPDSPVVGYGVSKVVDSQHPEFKAGDLVWGITKWEEYTLITDMQSFFKINHADVPLSYYTGLLGMPGMTAYAGFYEVCNPKKGEYVYVSSAFGAVGQIVGQFAKLMGCYVVGSAGSQEKVDILKNKFGFDEAFNYKEEPDLDAALKRYFPEGIDIYFENVGGKMLDAVLLNMRLHGRIAVCGMISQYNNEQHEGVTNLMHLIYKRVRMEGFFVFDFYHLYPKFLDLVLPYIREGKIAYVEDIVEGLEKGPASLVGLFNGRNAGKAVVAVARE